The following proteins are co-located in the Blastopirellula sediminis genome:
- the rpsB gene encoding 30S ribosomal protein S2, with product MSSDGSANSVIKELVESGIHYGHRTSRWNPKMAPYIYAKKNQIHIIDVRETIRGLLRAKKYLTQVSEGGSLVLFVGTKRQAGAAIEREAERCGMPFINERWLGGTLTNFRTIRSRLTRLEELESILEGDELHKYSKKMQSSLAREHRKMYRNLNGLRTMNRLPETLVIVDPKKERNAIREAQSLGITTVALTDTDCDPDEIDLPVPGNDDGIRSIELFAKHLADAVIDGKHNVAMKGKDAVPAS from the coding sequence ATGTCTTCTGACGGAAGTGCGAACTCCGTAATTAAAGAACTGGTCGAATCGGGCATCCACTATGGTCACCGCACCAGCCGGTGGAACCCGAAGATGGCGCCGTACATCTACGCCAAAAAGAACCAGATCCACATCATCGACGTCCGCGAAACGATCCGCGGCCTGCTGCGTGCCAAGAAGTACCTGACCCAGGTCTCTGAAGGCGGCTCGCTGGTCCTGTTCGTCGGCACCAAGCGTCAAGCCGGCGCCGCGATCGAACGTGAAGCCGAACGCTGCGGCATGCCGTTCATCAACGAACGTTGGCTCGGCGGTACGCTGACCAACTTCCGCACCATTCGTAGCCGTCTGACCCGCTTGGAAGAGCTCGAATCGATCCTGGAAGGGGACGAACTGCACAAGTACTCGAAGAAGATGCAGTCGTCGCTCGCCCGCGAACACCGCAAAATGTACCGCAACCTCAACGGTTTGCGCACGATGAATCGCCTGCCGGAAACGCTGGTGATCGTCGATCCGAAGAAAGAACGCAACGCGATCCGCGAAGCCCAATCGCTGGGCATCACGACTGTGGCCCTGACCGATACCGACTGCGATCCGGACGAAATCGATCTGCCGGTGCCGGGCAACGACGACGGTATCCGCTCGATCGAACTGTTCGCCAAACACCTGGCGGACGCGGTGATCGACGGCAAGCACAACGTCGCGATGAAGGGCAAAGACGCGGTTCCCGCTTCGTAA
- the tsf gene encoding translation elongation factor Ts, whose protein sequence is MAGISAAAVKSLREKTGLPMMECKKALTEAGGDEDGAIRWLRENGAAIASKRQDRVTEFGRFGVYADVAKGVGAMVELKCESASVVQLDDFIALADDMAKVLAEGPGAATAEDLLAQPSTIKPGQTLGEVRDDLFNRVREVFNVGRMIRIDGAAGGYSHNSTTVAGVLIEVEGGDNETAKDISMHIAAMRPSALTVEELDPKVVENERSILTEAARNEGKPEKIIEKMVEGRLRNFYAESVLLEQPFVKDDKQSVGGYAKSKGMTIKRFIHWSLGEDASAEG, encoded by the coding sequence ATGGCAGGAATTTCGGCGGCTGCGGTGAAATCACTCCGCGAAAAGACCGGACTTCCCATGATGGAATGCAAAAAGGCGCTGACCGAAGCAGGCGGCGACGAAGACGGCGCGATCCGCTGGCTGCGTGAAAACGGCGCCGCGATCGCCAGCAAACGCCAAGATCGCGTGACCGAATTCGGCCGCTTTGGCGTTTATGCGGACGTCGCCAAGGGCGTCGGTGCGATGGTCGAACTGAAGTGCGAAAGCGCCTCGGTGGTCCAGCTCGACGACTTCATCGCCCTGGCTGACGACATGGCGAAAGTGCTGGCCGAAGGGCCGGGCGCTGCGACCGCCGAAGATCTGTTGGCTCAACCGTCGACGATCAAGCCGGGCCAGACCCTGGGCGAAGTTCGTGACGACCTGTTCAACCGCGTTCGCGAAGTCTTCAATGTCGGTCGCATGATCCGCATCGACGGCGCTGCCGGCGGTTACAGCCACAACAGCACCACTGTCGCTGGCGTGCTGATCGAAGTCGAAGGTGGGGACAACGAAACCGCCAAAGACATTTCGATGCACATCGCTGCGATGCGTCCCTCGGCTCTGACGGTTGAAGAACTCGATCCGAAAGTGGTCGAAAACGAACGTTCGATTCTGACCGAAGCGGCTCGTAACGAAGGCAAGCCCGAAAAGATCATCGAAAAGATGGTCGAAGGTCGTCTCCGTAACTTCTACGCCGAATCGGTTCTGCTCGAACAGCCGTTTGTGAAGGATGATAAGCAATCGGTCGGCGGCTATGCCAAGAGCAAGGGAATGACCATCAAACGCTTCATCCACTGGAGCCTGGGCGAAGACGCTTCGGCCGAAGGCTAG